The Impatiens glandulifera chromosome 3, dImpGla2.1, whole genome shotgun sequence genome contains a region encoding:
- the LOC124928781 gene encoding LOW QUALITY PROTEIN: protein misato homolog 1-like (The sequence of the model RefSeq protein was modified relative to this genomic sequence to represent the inferred CDS: deleted 1 base in 1 codon): MDVLYRAGETQQGISTYTPRVLSIGLQGSLGSMSSQGTLYNEDPPVSSEVPTWTSNISTQASEAQKKNLFLQSLYEEHTNNDVNSQNNGSSKIHDKDMVENLENVVQYWTDYSKVHYHPKSLYELNGLWVEPHQFDNYGTGKDAFHDGLREEEITSRLRFFIEDCDHIQGIQFIVDDENQVETVENDSLIIAEIKEIC, translated from the exons ATGGATGTACTATATCGTGCTGGCGAAACGCAACAGGGCATTTCTACATATACACCTCGTGTGCTCTCAATTGGTCTTCAAGGCTCACTTGGGTCCATGAGTTCGCAAGGTACGTTGTACAATGAAGATCCGCCAGTCTCTTCAGAAGTTCCCACATGGACTAGCAATATATCCACCCAAGCATCTGAAGCGCAAAAGAAAAACTTGTTCTTGCAAAGTTTATATGAAGAACATACAAATAATGACGTCAACAGCCAAAATAATGGTTCTAGCAAAATTCATGACAAGGACATGGTTGAAAACCTCGAGAATGTTGTTCAATATTGGACAGACTACTCAAAAGTCCATTATCATCCCAAAAGTCTTTATGAATTAAATGGACTATGGGTGGAACCTCATCAGTTCGACAATTATGGTACCGGAAAGGATGCTTTTCACGATGGCTTGAGGGAAGAAGAAATTACTAGTAGACTTCGT TTTTTCATTGAAGACTGCGACCATATCCAGGGTATTCAATTTATTGTTGATGATGAAAATCAAGTTGAAACTGTTGAGAATGATTCTCTTATAATCGCCGAAATAAAGGAGATTTGTTGA
- the LOC124928785 gene encoding B3 domain-containing protein Os03g0184500-like: MTWLRLFPLMPVLRYGLIPLVRNRGTPHSVAEEQTLPMRKGPRTPRPRPIVPMPWPRVPWPRPQIIYIYKRKEQISTSVNGEIESTRGVKRKVVDVLSLLEERVTQILESLGDEFPIFIKEMGSEDVTQFFMNFCSEFAKSHLPEHTADITLIDEDGMGYSTKYLAATTRLSARWRRFSIDHKLVKGDVLIFQLISHLTMKVYIVRVQDESERLEAAHNLLDLAGQGNMKKHCQGSSSKAVVCTTIEKDSAPAPDFKPDSDSESDSDPDYNPDSEA, translated from the exons ATGACTTGGCTACGACTCTTTCCTTTGATGCCGGTTTTGAGGTATGGACTAATTCCCCTGGTCCGGAACAGGGGAACACCCCATTCGGTAGCAGAAGAACAG ACCTTACCCATGAGAAAAGGACCGAGGACTCCTAGGCCTAGGCCTATCGTGCCTATGCCTTGGCCTAGGGTGCCTTGGCCGCGGCCCCAAATCATTTACATATACAAGAGAAAAGAG CAAATATCAACATCAGTTAACGGGGAGATTGAAAGCACAAg GGGCGTGAAAAGGAAGGTCGTTGATGTACTAAGTTTGTTAGAGGAGAGGGTCACTCAAATTCTCGAAAGTTTAGGAGACGAATTCCCGATCTTTATCAAGGAAATGGGTTCTGAAGACGTAACTCAATTTTTTATG AATTTCTGCAGTGAATTCGCCAAGTCACACCTACCAGAACATACTGCAGATATCACACTCATCGATGAAGATGGAATGGGATATTCTACAAAATATTTGGCAGCCACTACAAGATTGAGTGCTAGGTGGAGGCGCTTCTCCATTGACCACAAACTTGTGAAGGGAGATGTCCTGATATTTCAATTAATCAGCCATCTAACTATGAAG GTGTATATAGTAAGAGTTCAAGACGAATCTGAACGTCTCGAAGCTGCTCATAATCTTCTGGATTTGGCTGGCCAAG GTAATATGAAAAAACATTGTCAAGGCAGCTCCTCCAAGGCGGTGGTGTGCACGACTATTGAAAAGGACTCGGCTCCTGCTCCCGACTTTAAGCCGGACTCGGACTCAGAATCAGACTCGGATCCTGACTACAATCCGGACTCCGAGGCTTGA